A part of Candidatus Zixiibacteriota bacterium genomic DNA contains:
- a CDS encoding TerC family protein, whose translation MELLENKYILWGGFNLLVLFMLALDLGIFHRKDHRISVKEGLVWSLIWIIVALIFNVFVYFWHGSGAALQFFTGYLIERSLSIDNIFVFLLIFTYFKVPDMYQYKVLFWGILGALILRGLFIAVGVILISTFHWVIYIFGAFLVYTGIKMGVTEDKQIEPEKNPVLRSLRKILPITRTYVNGHFFTKVDLKRYGTPLLVVLIVVETTDIVFAVDSIPAIFAITLDPFIVYTSNVFAILGLRALYFAIAGLMDMFHYLKYGLSAILTFVGIKMLISGFYKIPDLISLGIIALLLTISIVASIVRKKPVEKVNMEEPMA comes from the coding sequence ATGGAATTGCTGGAAAATAAATATATTCTCTGGGGCGGATTTAACCTTCTGGTGTTATTCATGCTGGCTTTGGATCTGGGGATTTTCCATCGGAAGGACCACCGGATTTCGGTCAAAGAGGGTCTGGTCTGGTCGCTTATCTGGATCATTGTCGCTCTTATTTTTAATGTTTTCGTCTATTTCTGGCATGGATCAGGGGCAGCCCTTCAGTTTTTCACCGGATATCTTATTGAACGGTCGCTAAGTATCGACAATATTTTTGTTTTTCTCCTGATTTTCACCTATTTCAAAGTCCCGGACATGTACCAGTATAAGGTTCTTTTCTGGGGCATACTGGGTGCCCTTATTCTTCGCGGGCTTTTCATTGCCGTGGGAGTCATTTTAATATCCACTTTTCACTGGGTAATCTATATCTTCGGGGCCTTCCTGGTATACACCGGGATCAAGATGGGTGTAACCGAGGATAAACAAATCGAGCCGGAGAAAAACCCAGTTTTGCGTTCCCTTCGTAAAATTCTGCCAATTACCAGAACTTATGTCAATGGCCATTTTTTCACCAAAGTCGATCTGAAACGTTACGGGACCCCATTACTGGTGGTTTTAATCGTTGTGGAAACAACCGATATTGTCTTTGCGGTCGATTCCATCCCGGCCATTTTCGCCATTACTCTCGATCCATTTATTGTTTACACCTCGAATGTCTTTGCCATCCTGGGGCTTCGTGCCCTCTATTTTGCCATCGCCGGTTTGATGGATATGTTTCATTATTTGAAATATGGTTTGTCGGCCATTTTAACCTTTGTCGGGATAAAAATGCTGATTTCCGGTTTTTATAAAATACCGGATTTGATTTCGCTGGGGATTATCGCCTTGCTTTTGACTATTTCGATTGTCGCTTCGATAGTCAGAAAGAAACCGGTTGAAAAAGTAAATATGGAAGAGCCAAT